One Drechmeria coniospora strain ARSEF 6962 chromosome 01, whole genome shotgun sequence genomic region harbors:
- a CDS encoding high-affinity nicotinic acid plasma membrane permease, whose product MDPKDRSIVGGEQNDVADDDNTEASGHVRNQEDGGSSPANDYDAQTVERIYRCLSILPLYGRYAHTRPGNWICASSHVRMLPKASAFQCTANPPLAFWLLYFLCSAIRSNIGIAQTMNRRDGHDIISLLNLSPRDISTALALFYVSYVIFDLPSNLIMSKTSPRAWMARIVFATGLLGACFAAVQDAWSLKLLRFLLGMVAAGMWPGMAFYMTLFYPPSRTGRRIGMYFTASQASAAIVGLVSVLFQFMDGVAGLAGFRWMFLLYGLAAIILSVVLLWWLPDRPLAPGQARTRHKWLRWLPATSEALTGEDAIIHYHDLRRVYHSRPWKLKDLAFVLLDWRLWPLTLMYFGVVGVGIGIQLYGSIIIATILPRAPDIIATDVLVSLLFAPIWIMDLIAILIVTRLSDHFHRHRAVFFSGAVCVQIAGLLTTTFALNSWARYGGLLMVGFGLGPTVPICMAWTSEVFQRRHGEVGVAAATALVSGLGNLGSITTTYALYTGWPEDAHGRYRFRKSNLTMIGILCMSIASAITMTALLKLIGNEPSTKLYGGDAAAVPEDGAARREREQGGFGRSSRNTGAARA is encoded by the exons ATGGATCCTAAAGACCGGTCCATTGTTGGGGGCGAGCAAAACGACGTGGCAGACGATGACAACACGGAAGCTTCCGGGCATGTTCGAAATCAAGAAGATGGCGGCAGCTCTCCAGCCAATGACTACGATGCTCAAACTGTTGAGCGTATCTACAGGTGCCTTTCTATTCTTCCACTGTACGGACGATACGCTCACACGCGCCCAGGAAATTGGATCTGCGCATCATCCCACGTCAGAATGCTCCCCAAAGCATCAGCTTTTCAGTGCACTGCTAATCCCCCGCTAGCATTTTGGCTTCTCTACTTTCTATGTTCTGCCATTCGCTCCAACATAGGAATCGCCCAGACAATGAACAGGCGAGACGGGCATGATATCATATCACTCCTGAACCTCTCCCCCAGGGATATCTCGACAGCACTCGCTCTCTTTTACGTATCGTATGTCATCTTCGACCTTCCCTCTAACCTCATCATGAGCAAGACGAGCCCTCGGGCCTGGATGGCCCGCATTGTTTTCGCTACCGGCCTTCTTGGAGCCTGCTTTGCAGCTGTCCAGGATGCCTGGAGTCTCAAGCTCCTGCGCTTTCTCCTCGGCATGGTCGCCGCAGGCATGTGGCCCGGCATGGCCTTTTACATGACTCTATTCTACCCCCCATCTCGGACGGGCAGGCGAATCGGGATGTACTTTACCGCCTCACAGGCCTCGGCAGCCATCGTCGGTCTCGTCTCCGTCCTCTTCCAATTCATGGATGGTGTTGCtggcctcgccggcttccgATGGATGTTTTTACTCTAcgggctcgccgccatcattCTGAGCGTCGTCCTCTTGTGGTGGCTCCCTGACCGACCCTTGGCTCCCGGCCAAGCAAGGACGCGTCATAAATGGTTGCGCTGGTTGCCTGCCACGTCCGAAGCCCTCACGGGTGAAGATGCCATCATTCACTACCACGACCTTCGGCGCGTCTACCACTCTCGACCCTGGAAGTTGAAGGACCTGGCCTTCGTTCTCCTTGACTGGCGCCTGTGGCCACTGACGTTGATGTActttggcgtcgtcggcgtaggCATCGGCATTCAGCTGTATGgctccatcatcatcgcgACCATCCTTCCGCGCGCGCCCGACATCATAGCTACCGACGTCCTAGTCAGTCTTCTTTTTGCGCCAATCTGGATT ATGGATTTGATTGCCATTCTCATCGTCACCCGCCTGTCTGACCACTTCCATCGCCATCGTGCCGTCTTCTTTTCCGGGGCCGTCTGCGTTCAGATCGCTGGTCTTCTCACCACCACATTTGCTCTCAACAGCTGGGCCCGTTACGGAGGGCTCCTCATGGTAGGCTTTGGCCTTGGACCTACCGTCCCCATCTGCATGGCGTGGACCTCGGAGGTCTTTCAACGTCGGCATGGCGAggttggcgtcgccgccgcgactGCCTTGGTATCTGGCTTGGGAAACCTTGGTAGCATTACCACCACCTACGCCTTGTACACGGGGTGGCCCGAAGATGCGCATGGCCGCTACCGCTTCCGCAAGAGCAACCTTACGATGATTGGCATCTTGTGTATGAGCATCGCCAGCGCAATCACCATGACCGCTCTTCTCAAGTTGATCGGCAATGAGCCAAGCACGAAGCTGTACGGAGGCGACGCAGCGGCCGTGCCTGAAGACGGAGCTGCCCGACGCGAGAGGGAGCAGGGAGGGTTTGGCCGATCTAGTCGCAACACTGGCGCTGCGCGAGCCTGA
- a CDS encoding tripeptidyl-peptidase 1 precursor produces the protein MAKILVFKVLGTLLATQAIVGTATVHLDHENLLDDEAQGGAVSLDGQGFVRLSIYLKPEDPDIMESTLHNISDPSSERYGKHLTRGEAKALLRPSRESVEFVKRWLAHSGLSENRQDMNHDPMMEARLDATVSRKLLSRHLDLDAPNGRARTTISSTLPNELRQHATIIQLHHFEHASLPPSPIAKKRMVQKNIIAEVNDDDQQVDSGFNACNKGNTPTCIRKLYRMGNKYAKPHPKSLLGVVGFNTQTAQHDQLDKFLNMFADYAIGSNFSTESINGGQNPQGEYPSGEANLDIQYAIAMSYRIPVRYYPTGGEKHDFIPDLDISDPAQEYMEPWLQFASYLLELDDDDLPQVLSLSYGVNEQAVPKAYAKQVCNMFGQLGARGVSIIAASGDTGPGVSCRSNDGTNTTKFLPMFPAACPYVTSVGGTQNNGPEVAVDFSSGGFSEYWTRPAWQEEAVGSYLRNYGRKWKGYYNRDGRAFPDVAAQGKAFYIFNHDKIEAADGTSASAPVFASMIALLNDMRFEKGKSPMGFLNPWLYSIGSDAFTDIAEGKSRGCQGTSYSGAPAPKVQGAGWDAVPGWDPVTGRGTPRFDRLKSLASR, from the exons ATGGCCAAGATATTGGTCTTCAAGGTCCTTGGCACTCTTCTGGCTACCCAAGCAATTGTTGGTACGGCTACAGTACATTTGGACCATGAAAATCTGCTTGATGACGAGGCACAGGGAGGAGCCGTGAGCCTGGATGGACAAGGATTCGTTCGTTTGTCAATCTACCTGAAGCCGGAAGATCCCGATATCATGGAAAGCACCCTTCATAATATCTCTGACCCATCCAGCGAGCGTTATGGCAAGCATCTGACCCGCGGTGAAGCCAAGGCTTTGCTGCGTCCCAGCCGCGAATCTGTGGAGTTCGTCAAGCGCTGGCTGGCTCATTCTGGATTATCCGAGAACCGACAAGATATGAATCACGACCCCATGATGGAGGCTCGTCTGGATGCCACAGTCTCCCGAAAGCTCCTCTCTCGTCATCTCGACCTCGATGCCCCGAACGGTAGAGCTCGGACAACAATCTCGAGCACTTTACCGAATGAGCTCCGCCAGCATGCCACCATCATTCAACTGCATCATTTTGAACACGCGTCTCTGCCTCCCAGCCCGATAGCCAAGAAACGGATGGTTCAAAAGAATATCATCGCAGAAGTCAACGACGATGATCAACAAGTCGACAGCGGTTTCAACGCATGCAACAAAGGAAACACTCCGACCTGTATCCGCAAGCTCTATCGCATGGGCAATAAATATGCAAAACCTCACCCAAAGTCGCttcttggcgtcgtcggcttcaacACA CAAACCGCCCAGCATGACCAACTCGACAAGTTTCTCAATATGTTTGCCGACTATGCCATCGGATCCAACTTCTCGACCGAGTCCATCAACGGCGGCCAGAATCCCCAAGGGGAGTACCCCAGTGGCGAAGCCAACCTGGATATTCAATACGCCATTGCCATGTCATACCGTATTCCCGTTAGGTACTACCCTACTGGTGGAGAGAAGCATGACTTCATTCCAGACCTAGA CATTTCCGACCCGGCGCAAGAGTACATGGAGCCATGGCTGCAGTTTGCTAGCTATCTCCTCGaactggacgacgacgatctcCCTCAGGTCCTCTCCCTTTCGTACGGCGTAAACGAACAGGCCGTCCCAAAGGCCTACGCGAAGCAGGTGTGCAATATGTTTGGTCAGCTCGGGGCGCGGGGAGTATCCATCATTGCCGCTTCCGGCGACACCGGTCCGGGGGTGTCTTGTCGATCGAATGACGGGACCAACACGACCAAGTTTCTGCCCATGTTCCCAGCTGCATGTCCGTACGTTACCTCTGTGGGTGGAACTCAGAACAACGGACCGGAGGTTGCGGTCGACTTTTCCTCTGGTGGATTCTCTGAGTACTGGACTCGTCCTGCCTGGCAAGAGGAAGCGGTCGGCTCTTATCTTCGGAATTACGGCCGGAAGTGGAAGGGCTACTACAACCGCGACGGGAGAGCATTTCCAGATGTTGCTGCCCAGGGAAAGGCCTTTTACATATTCAATCATGACAAGATTGAGGCCGCAGACGGTACATCTGCTTCTGCCCCCGTCTTTGCCTCCATGATTGCCCTCCTCAACGACATGCGATTCGAGAAAGGCAAGTCACCCATGGGTTTTCTCAACCCTTGGCTGTATAGCATTGGGAGCGACGCTTTTACCGA CATTGCCGAAGGGAAATCTCGGGGCTGCCAAGGAACAAGCTATAGTGGTGCGCCAGCCCCCAAGGTCCAAGGGGCGGGTTGGGATGCTGTGCCAGGATGGGATCCTGTGACGGGTAGGGGAACACCGAGATTCGACCGACTCAAGAGTCTGGCTTCCCGTTAA
- a CDS encoding glutaminase GtaA: MKLSKLIAGAVLAALGPQVAAESTFHPARPPAAPLAVRSPYLNVWLNGRSDGGPSGYLPGSWPQFWSQAIQGWQGFVMVDGRTFNWMGGAPGGTKVDQTAFEYTSTKTTFTFTIAGKLQMSVKFLSPVYYDDLRRQSITSSYLEVSVKSLDGRSHSVQVYCDVSGEWASGDSSAIVQWETQKKEGIRYHKFFRKDQQKYKEWNQIASWGNWYWATADTADVSYQIGADTDVRGQFMDKGRLTGNVDPNFRAVNDRWPVFALSRDLGSVSDGWKSTLFTIGYTQEDAIQFQGRDMAPKDVPSLWKSYFTEDQLLPFFYKDYAYASKYASRLDKRVADDSTRAAGQDYLTMTSLAVRQVFGALQYTNTQSRPLVFLKEISSNSDIQTVDVIFPAFPIMLYLNPDLIVWTLDPLLENGRYHYPNDFAQHDLGTFPVALGHPKGDDEPMPLEECGNMVIMMLAYAQRQHNPKYLADNWDLLEKWAAYLIHDAKIPANQLSTDDFAGHLANQTNLALKGIIALEAMSHIADLAGHKHKAKNYSAIAHSYLDFWKVHGINRKDKHTVLQYDNSATYGLLYNIYADKVLDLGFIPQSIYDMQSDYYLTVAKEFGVILDTRGTLTKLDWEMFAAAVAKPQTRDMFISKIAKWINRTTTWRAYSDLYDTIDGGYPRGIQFTARPVVGGVFSLLALKK, from the exons ATGAAGCTGTCGAagctcatcgccggcgcggTGCTCGCAGCCCTCGGGCCGCAGGTTGCCGCCGAATCGACCTTCCACCCGGCGAGACCACCTGCGGCCCCGCTGGCCGTCCGGTCGCCTTATCTGAACGTCTGGCTGAACGGACGGTCGGACGGGGGTCCGTCCGGATACCTCCCCGGCAGCTGGCCCCAATTCTGGTC ACAGGCCATCCAGGGCTGGCAGGGCTTCGTCATGGTCGACGGCAGGACCTTCAACTGGATGGGCGGCGCCCCGGGCGGCACCAAGGTCGACCAGACGGCGTTCGAGTACACGTCGACCAAGACGACCTTCACCTTCACCATCGCCGGCAAGCTTCAGATGAGCGTCAAGTTCCTGTCGCCCGTCTACTACGACGACCTGCGCCGCCAGTCCATCACCTCGTCCTACCTCGAGGTTTCCGTCAAGTCGCTCGATGGACGCTCGCACTCGGTTCAAGTCTACTGCGATGTCTCCGGAG AGTGGGCATCGGGCGATAGCAGCGCCATCGTCCAGTGGGAAACACAGAAGAAGGAGGGAATTCGCTATCACAAGTTCTTCCGAAAGGATCAGCAAAAGTACAAGGAGTGGAATCAGATTGCGTCATGGGGCAACTGGTACTGGGCCACGGCCGATACC GCCGACGTAAGCTATCAGATTGGCGCAGACACCGACGTCCGCGGCCAGTTCATGGACAAGGGTCGCCTCACGGGAAATGTTGATCCCAACTTCCGCGCCGTCAATGATCGATG GCCCGTCTTCGCCCTGTCCCGCGACCTCGGCTCCGTCAGCGATGGCTGGAAGAGCACTCTCTTCACCATCGGCTACACCCAGGAGGATGCCATCCAATTCCAGGGCAGAGACATGGCACCGAAGGATGTGCCGTCGCTGTGGAAGAGCTACTTCACCGAGGACCAACTCCTGCCCTTTTTCTACAAGGACTATGCCTACGCATCCAAGTACGCCAGCCGGCTTGACAagcgcgtcgccgacgactcgACAAGGGCAGCTGGACAGGATTACCTCACCATGaccagcctcgccgtccgccaGGTCTTTGGTGCTCTGCAGTACACCAACACCCAGAGCAGAcccctcgtcttcctcaaGGAAATCAGCTCTAACAGCGACATCCagaccgtcgacgtcatcttCCCGGCCTTTCCCATCATGCTCTATCTCAACCCGGACCTCATCGTCTGGACCCTGGACCCGCTGCTGGAGAACGGTCGATACCACTACCCCAACGACTTCGCACAG CACGATCTCGGCACCTTTCCCGTCGCGCTCGGGCACCCCAAAGGGGACGACGAACCGATGCCTCTCGAGGAGTGTGGCAACATGGTCATCATGATGCTTGCCTACGCCCAGCGGCAGCACAACCCGAAGTATCTGGCTGATAACTGGGATCTCCTGGAGAAGTGGGCAGCCTACTTGATTCACGACGCCAAGATCCCCGCCAACCAGCTATCCACCGATGACTTTGCTGGCCATCTTGC CAACCAAACCAACCTCGCGCTCAAAGGCAtcatcgccctcgaggccatgtCCCATATCGCAGATCTTGCTGGCCATAAGCACAAGGCGAAGAATTACTCCGCTATTGCGCACTCGTATCTTGACTTTTGGAAGGTCCATGGCATCAACCGCAAGGACAAGCACACGGTGCTGCAGTACGACAACTCTGCCACGTATG GTCTCCTGTATAACATCTACGCTGACAAGGTACTGGATCTCGGTTTCATCCCCCAGTCCATCTACGACATGCAGAGCGACTACTACCTCACCGTGGCCAAGGAGTTCGGCGTCATACTCGATACCCGCGGCACCCTCACCAAGCTCGACTGGGAGATgtttgccgctgccgtcgcgaAGCCCCAAACGCGTGACATGTTCATTTCCAAGATTGCGAAGTGGATCAACCGCACGACCACCTGGCGCGCTTACTCAGACCTCTACGATACCATCGACGGAGGTTACCCCCGCGGCATCCAGTTCACGGCCCGTccggtcgtcggcggtgtcTTCTCCCTGCTCGCGCTGAAGAAGTAG
- a CDS encoding Translin family protein, translating to MTSQAPLLDPSIFAYLESKIEEETQVRETLTAIVQRLEKAVATAQGLLSRVHSTPRSQYPTLVAQVEAAVKDEAVVIAELNEVASKHPYYQYNAKWSRAMQNAIGTVVYCAWLGGFPKESTASTQQEVGRLLSLEEVGAIFSVPANLKDRDSFHLTIEEYLLSLTDLTQDLSRLATNSVTHGDLSLPLTIATFIKDLFAGFQLLNLKNDILRKRADAVKYDVKRVEDVVYDLCLRGLVARPGADTEMKTEDS from the exons ATGACGTCCCAGGCACCGCTCCTCGACCCCTCCATCTTCGCCTATCTGGAGTCGAAGATAGAAGAGGAGACGCAGGTACGCGAGACCCTCACGGCTATCGTCCAGCGTCTTGAGAAAGCGGTCGCTACGGCCCAGGGCCTGCTATCACGCGTGCACTCTACGCCGCGCAGCCAAT ACCCGACCCTCGTCGCTCAAGTTGAGGCCGCTgtcaaggacgaggccgtcgtcatcgcggAGCTGAATGAGGTTGCATCCAAGCACCCATACTACCA GTACAACGCAAAATGGTCCCGCGCGATGCAAAATgccatcggcaccgtcgtctaCTGCGCCTGGCTCGGTGGCTTCCCCAAGGAATCGACTGCCTCGACGCAGCAGGAGGTCGGACGTCTGCTCAGTCTAGAGGAGGTCGGCGCCATCTTTTCCG TCCCCGCAAACCTGAAGGACCGCGACAGCTTCCATCTCACCATCGAGGAATACCTCCTCTCCCTCACCGACCTTACCCAGGACCTCTCCCGCCTGGCCACAAATTCCGTCACCCACGGCGATCTCTCCTTGCCCCTCACCATCGCCACCTTCATCAAGGATCTCTTCGCTGGCTTCCAGCTCCTCAACCTCAAGAACGACATCCTGCGCAAGCGCGCCGATGCCGTTAAATATGATGTCAAGcgggtcgaggacgtcgtaTACGACCTGTGCCTCCGTGGACTCGTAGCGAGGCCAGGCGCGGATACGGAGATGAAAACGGAGGATAGCTGA
- a CDS encoding zinc finger protein, producing the protein MQPWTNQGQNAADEQNQWQSGFAFPTQNGQYDPSQHQWSPPMAGQAAAFAAVSHDAQNSLATDFRFDPTQQPVADTFLEDHLTTSQPTQMAFHAGSHSTLHQQFPDADSAMLDPSFGGSLHPTMFGQQQPQQPQQPQQQPQQQQQQVKLNMAGGNAGMGHMAMGQIQNNSHTHPQAFAQSDFAFPAGTQPFGSPANQVPQYSPPPLLARLAPARRQSLTPQQQQFDNNLRPNHAQASTFRRPTQQSPDRQRTQQQLFPAPGQPLVPPATAPPDQFQPGNHAHLGFQEFPDHASQAQLQQAHQASTFSSPQQLVFQQPVQLMQGVSGQQQQPTSNLHQQVTAANTQYMTQQEPETFALAAAEPSTKKRKRASKGAPDATATEPPAPAIVELSPEVVARKTEEIDALTAPVPTADEAKLLADAGKRGRNGGAKVAQNKAIPYLVGDGSIQLPAPKSFDKLAPLVAVPPRSGKPAVPGLGYALPCEVQGMFTSQYNPSSDRVGLDERREEAKGLLDEYDRSMTALGKRQPKYTEYPHAFKEQLKADEALKNKAGKKAKKEQEGERGAHKPIRPATRPTDPAAAAVWDITGIVHIEPSVGRNPALIANRVKEAGEYLINLRGEANRSKVAHDQATKDKLPTNEIAELKAAAAQKKQTLYKALDATVEHADDAVLDNLGGHQKLVLSLVNALISCIKSNDFSGDLPKIVLELFTLFKMTKKIAETPNLDMVLKRFEDKGDEAAGELAREVAQSMTKLIKATGSDAAPGYAGTSAAGRVKAKSGPGDGPSAKRGRDDDDDTRTVKKIAVEPGSSALSKKLGQFKAPMKAAASKATSSILPGKSRPVAKPASKPSPPAGADGTNASTDDKGKSDPKKGTKFDAKPGAAAPKKEVKAPPKPAASSSSSVVSSISSLLESINAKKPEIAAVTTKDSNRSETPETAEQRTKRLHKEARRRLRVSWKPESELVQIRIFEKDDEEDEGRASNMILDAADDRSEGMVLKRRADVGVEDEDDDPYQPWESPVATDLSTLPDDVRRKNFVTRGGHVAVATEEQKRIAEREQRELMAVYTDPADIPATPKSPPSEPSAAKAEVKVAQLPQDDDKFKEIHRRWQEEQQIGPDKALQEAMKRLDSKSNLSTRLDSILGRLHQAGSGKGGAAAQQPPGLAQAMEIATKATNTNVNIPFVMGNSVETHVLAWLKWDGNQAWRDPNPVHVDPTRVHQYGSSEVEQAGMAIEGLVKGLAGRAHPANSPPEWLMPDEERVREWWLGYNKELAAKQKKEEEARAKAGAEAEANALLAAAAAVAGQQGQVNLRDWSAYFAQQQQQQQQQQQQQQQAYAPYMALLQQLNGGARQAPAQQQPLATLQTSLPDSQLQSILAAINSQPSQQLQQAPTQSNPAGYELSHQYSQMGQDRQASSFEGGDRDRDWQDAHGRDDGPRDADEGRKKKRSGTHHKSGKAHTGSKLCTYWQQGSCVRGDKCTFRHD; encoded by the exons ATGCAGCCCTGGACCAACCAGGGCCAGAACGCTGCGGATGAACAGAATCAGTGGCAGTCTGGCTTCGCGTTTCCGACACAGAACGGCCAGTATGATCCAAGCCAGCACCAGtggtcgccgccgatggccggcCAGGCCGCCGCTTTCGCCGCAGTCAGTCACGACGCGCAGAATAGCCTCGCGACCGACTTTCGCTTTGACCCGACCCAGCAacccgtcgccgacacctTTCTCGAGGATCATCTGACGACTTCGCAGCCGACACAGATGGCCTTCCACGCCGGCAGCCATAGCACCCTGCACCAGCAATTTCCCGATGCCGACTCGGCAATGCTGGATCCATCCTTTGGCGGTAGCTTGCATCCTACCATGTTCggacagcagcagccgcagcagccgcagcagccgcagcagcaaccgcagcagcagcaacagcaggtCAAGTTGAACATGGCCGGCGGGAACGCTGGCATGGGCCACATGGCCATGGGCCAGATCCAGAACAATTCGCACACGCACCCGCAGGCCTTTGCCCAGTCTGACTTTGCCTTTCCCGCCGGCACCCAGCCCTTTGGTTCTCCTGCGAATCAAGTTCCCCAATATAGCCCACCTCCGTTGCTGGCCCGTCTCGCGCCGGCACGTCGACAGAGCCTCAcgccgcagcagcaacagTTTGACAACAACCTTCGCCCCAATCATGCGCAAGCCTCGACGTTCAGACGTCCTACCCAACAGTCTCCCGATAGGCAACGtacgcagcagcagctcttTCCGGCACCTGGACAACCTCTCGTGCCACCTGCCACCGCCCCTCCGGATCAGTTCCAACCCGGAAACCACGCTCACCTAGGCTTTCAAGAGTTCCCAGACCACGCGTCGCAGGCGCAACTGCAGCAGGCTCATCAGGCGTCAACATTTTCCTCTCCACAGCAGCTAGTATTTCAGCAGCCCGTGCAGCTCATGCAGGGAGTTTCCggtcagcagcagcagccgacCTCCAACCTACATCAGCAGGTGACCGCCGCGAACACGCAGTACATGACGCAGCAGGAACCCGAGACATTTGCgctcgccgcggccgagccgtCTACGAAGAAGAGAAAGAGGGCATCGAAAGGCGCCCCGGatgcgacggcgacggagcctCCGGCACCTGCCATCGTGGAACTCTCGCCCGAGGTAGTGGCGAGAAAGACGGAGGAGATAGATGCTCTGACAGCGCCAGTGCCGactgccgacgaggccaagctgctggccgacgccgggaAACGCGGCAGGAACGGTGGCGCCAAAGTTGCGCAGAACAAGGCCATTCCgtacctcgtcggcgatggcagCATCCAGCTTCCAG CCCCGAAGAGCTTCGATAAGCTGGCCCCCTTAGTCGCGGTACCGCCACGTAGTGGTAAGCCCGCCGTGCCCGGCCTTGGATACGCCTTGCCGTGCGAGGTCCAGGGCATGTTCACGAGCCAGTACAACCCATCCTCCGACAGAGTTGGCCTGGACGAAAGGCGAGAGGAGGCCAAGGGACTCCTAGACGAATATGACCGATCCATGACGGCGCTGGGGAAGCGACAGCCCAAATATACCGAGTATCCTC ATGCCTTCAAGGAACAACTGaaagccgacgaggccctgAAAAACAAGGCCggcaagaaggccaagaaggaACAGGAAGGGGAGCGCGGCGCGCACAAGCCT ATCCGACCCGCGACGCGACCAACGGATcctgcggcggccgcggTATGGGATATCACTGGCATCGTGCACATCGAACCCTCGGTTGGACGAAACCCCGCGCTCATCGCGAACCGCGTCAAGGAAGCGGGCGAATACCTGATCAACCTCCGCGGCGAGGCGAATCGCTCCAAGGTGGCGCACGACCAAGCGACGAAAGACAAGCTTCCCACGAACGAGATCGCAGAGTTGAAAGCAGCGGCCGCTCAGAAGAAACAGACGCTCTACAAAGCGCTGGACGCCACGGTCGaacacgccgacgacgccgtcctggACAATCTCGGTGGCCACCAGAAGCTGGTCCTCAGCCTCGTCAACGCCTTGATTTCGTGCATCAAAAGCAATGATTTCTCGGGAGACCTGCCGAAGATTGTGCTAGAACTCTTCACCCTCTTCAAGATGACCAAGAAGATTGCCGAGACGCCCAATCTCGACATGGTGCTGAAGCGCTTCGAGGACAAGGGCGATGAGGCCGCCGGAGAGCTTGCCCGCGAGGTCGCGCAGAGCATGACGAAGCTCATCAAGGCCACCGGTTCTGATGCTGCACCTGGGTACGCTGGCACATCTGCCGCTGGCAGAGTCAAGGCCAAGTCGGGTCCTGGGGATGGTCCATCGGCCAAGAGAGGCagggatgacgacgacgacacccGGACGGTGAAGAAGATTGCCGTCGAACCCGGCAGCTCCGCGTTGAGCAAGAAGTTGGGTCAATTCAAGGCGCCTATGAAGGCGGCAGCAAGCAAGGCGACGTCATCCATCTTGCCGGGTAAATCGCGACCAGTGGCCAAGCCAGCTTCGAAGCCATCTCCGCCGgctggcgccgacggcaccaacGCATCGACCGACGACAAAGGCAAGTCCGACCCCAAGAAGGGCACCAAGTTCGATGCCAAGCCCGGCGCAGCGGCTCCCAAGAAGGAGGTGAAGGCTCCACCGAAGCCTGCGGCAAGCTCAAGCTCGTCGGTGGTTTCGAGCATCTCGTCGCTGCTCGAATCCATCAACGCAAAGAAGCCCGAGATTGCGGCCGTGACGACAAAGGACAGCAACCGATCGGAGACGCCGGAGACGGCCGAGCAGAGAACGAAGAGGCTCCACAAAGAGGCCCGCCGGAGACTTCGCGTCAGCTGGAAGCCCGAGAGCGAGCTGGTCCAGATCAGGATATTTGAgaaggacgacgaagaggatgaGGGCCGAGCGAGTAACATGATACTAGACGCAGCAGACGACCGGTCCGAAGGCATGGTCCTCAAGCGACGGGCCGATGTGGGCgtggaggatgaggacgacgatcCGTACCAGCCGTGGGAGAGCCCGGTGGCGACAGACTTGTCAACCTTGCCCGACGATGTCCGCAGAAAGAATTTCGTGACccgcggcggccacgtcgccgTTGCTACGGAGGAGCAGAAGCGCATAGCCGAACGAGAGCAGCGCGAGCTCATGGCCGTTTACACGGACCCGGCCGACATCCCTGCCACGCCAaagtcgccgccgtcggagccgtcggcggcgaaggctGAGGTCAAGGTCGCACAGTTGCCTCAAGATGATGATAAATTCAAGGAGATCCATCGTCGGTGGCAAGAGGAGCAGCAGATAGGACCGGACAAGGCGCTCCAGGAAGCCATGAAGCGGCTCGACTCCAAGAGTAACCTGTCCACAAGGCTAGACTCCATCCTTGGACGTCTTCACCAGGCAGGCTCCGGCAAAGGCGGAGCGGCCGCGCAGCAGCCACCGGGGTTGGCCCAGGCGATGGAGATTGCCACGAAAGCAACGAACACCAACGTCAACATCCCCTTTGTCATGGGCAACTCGGTCGAGACACACGTTCTCGCATGGCTCAAGTGGGATGGGAACCAGGCTTGGCGCGACCCGAACCCTGTGCACGTCGACCCTACCCGGGTCCACCAATATGGCAGCTCAGAAGTCGAGCAGGCGGGCATGGCCATCGAGGGCTTGGTGAAGGGCCTCGCTGGCCGAGCACATCCGGCCAACTCGCCTCCGGAGTGGCTCATGCCGGACGAGGAAAGGGTGCGAGAGTGGTGGTTGGGCTACAACAAGGAGTTGGCGGCGAagcagaagaaggaggaagaagCGCGGGCCAAAGCaggggccgaggccgaagccAACGCTCTTTtagcggcggccgccgccgttgcagGGCAGCAAGGGCAAGTCAACCTGCGCGATTGGAGTGCGTATTtcgcccagcagcagcagcagcagcagcagcagcagcagcagcagcagcaggcgtaCGCGCCGTACATGGCGCTGCTACAGCAGCTGAACGGTGGTGCGAGGCAGGCGCCTGCACAGCAGCAGCCTCTTGCCACTCTCCAGACCTCCTTACCCGACAGCCAGCTGCAGTCGATCCTGGCGGCTATTAACAGCCAGCCGTCTCAGCAGCTGCAGCAAGCGCCGACACAATCGAATCCCGCAGGCTACGAGCTCTCGCATCAGTATTCTCAGATGGGCCAGGACCGGCAGGCATCTTCCTTTGAGGGCGGCGACAGAGACAGGGATTGGCAAGACGCTCACGGACGAGACGATGGGCCCCGGGACGCAGACGAGGGCAGAAAGAAGAAGCGTTCAGGGACGCATCACAAGTCGGGCAAGGCACACACCGGAAGCAAGCTGTGCACCTATTGGCAGCAGGGCAGTTGCGTCAGAGGCGACAAATGCACATTTAGACATGactaa